Proteins encoded by one window of Cupriavidus sp. EM10:
- a CDS encoding DUF3348 domain-containing protein, translating into MMQVPQRTGLSGPKLLRLLARLTDASASGAAPSLSAVMSRWLGWTDAIALSAALNGVPPEVAPGAPARGREIGDAAASHVRAMLTAAIMGQATSADNRRRMPARTSAPDPAEADFAVHRQRYVALQQQMEHEIAGLRARLRTALAARNAQAARLAMLDTVMEQVLGRREQAVLAAVPGLLEPYFTRLRGAEGAWLNEFRRDMQSVLLAELEIRFQPVEALLAALRES; encoded by the coding sequence ATGATGCAAGTGCCACAGCGCACGGGTCTCAGCGGCCCGAAACTGCTACGCCTGCTGGCCCGGCTCACTGACGCCAGTGCCTCGGGTGCCGCGCCGTCGCTGTCCGCCGTGATGAGCCGGTGGCTTGGCTGGACCGACGCCATCGCGCTGTCCGCCGCGCTGAACGGCGTGCCGCCCGAAGTGGCGCCTGGCGCACCGGCCCGCGGCCGGGAGATCGGCGACGCCGCCGCCAGCCATGTGCGCGCGATGCTGACGGCCGCCATCATGGGACAGGCCACGTCGGCCGACAACCGCCGCCGCATGCCCGCGCGCACCAGCGCGCCAGATCCGGCCGAGGCCGACTTCGCCGTCCATCGCCAGCGCTACGTGGCGCTGCAGCAGCAGATGGAGCACGAGATTGCCGGCCTGCGGGCGCGGCTGCGTACGGCGCTGGCTGCACGCAACGCGCAGGCGGCCCGGCTGGCCATGCTGGATACCGTCATGGAGCAGGTGCTGGGCCGGCGCGAGCAGGCCGTGCTGGCGGCCGTGCCGGGATTGCTGGAACCCTATTTCACACGGCTGCGCGGCGCCGAGGGCGCGTGGCTCAACGAATTTCGCAGGGACATGCAGAGCGTGCTGCTGGCAGAGCTGGAAATCAGATTCCAGCCGGTGGAAGCGCTGCTCGCGGCCCTGCGCGAAAGCTGA
- a CDS encoding IclR family transcriptional regulator: MSNHGVAAVEKALGLLDCFRLGAEIQSLAQLSSTSGMHKTTVFRLLNSLERMSYVVRTADGRYALGPRVLYLGKLYEQSFQLGTLIEPVLQELALATRESASYYVLHGDDQRMCLYRAEPSEGLRETRLPGTILPLDDTAIGSVLKFWGKQEESARRDEPLPWFTSGVRDIYTAAFATPLFGAGDKFMASLTLSGPASRLEAADRTEIARVQLVAATRLSRLLGASPAWCDKIYGTGNFVHD; encoded by the coding sequence ATGAGTAACCACGGAGTAGCCGCCGTCGAGAAGGCGCTTGGTTTGCTGGACTGCTTCCGGCTGGGCGCGGAAATACAGTCGCTCGCGCAGTTGTCCAGCACGTCCGGCATGCACAAGACCACGGTGTTCCGGCTGCTGAATTCGCTGGAGCGGATGAGCTACGTGGTGCGCACCGCCGACGGCCGCTATGCGTTGGGGCCGCGCGTGCTGTACCTGGGCAAGCTCTACGAACAGTCGTTCCAGCTGGGGACGCTGATCGAACCCGTGCTGCAGGAACTGGCGCTGGCCACCCGCGAAAGCGCGTCGTACTACGTGCTGCACGGCGACGATCAGCGCATGTGCCTGTATCGCGCCGAGCCCAGCGAAGGCCTGCGCGAAACGCGCCTGCCGGGCACCATCCTGCCGCTGGACGACACCGCCATCGGGTCGGTGCTCAAGTTCTGGGGCAAGCAGGAAGAATCGGCCCGGCGCGACGAACCGCTGCCGTGGTTCACGTCCGGTGTGCGCGACATCTACACCGCCGCCTTCGCCACGCCGCTGTTCGGCGCCGGCGACAAGTTCATGGCGTCGCTGACGTTGTCCGGCCCGGCCTCGCGCCTGGAGGCCGCCGATCGCACCGAGATCGCGCGCGTGCAACTGGTGGCCGCCACCAGGCTGTCCAGGCTGCTCGGCGCCAGCCCGGCGTGGTGCGACAAAATCTACGGAACGGGCAACTTCGTGCACGACTGA